Proteins from a single region of Candidatus Woesearchaeota archaeon:
- a CDS encoding DeoR family transcriptional regulator — MENEKQVTYIPEKLSERLSEYGKKMRVTATAVYLHLVIECSKNNTHETDLTDEQLSQIVGVSLSTIRRSLTKLDKYNFIKRKRIGVRRKITL; from the coding sequence ATGGAGAATGAAAAACAAGTTACTTATATACCGGAAAAATTATCTGAAAGATTATCTGAATATGGTAAAAAAATGAGAGTAACAGCAACAGCAGTATATTTACACTTAGTTATTGAATGTAGCAAAAATAATACTCATGAAACAGATCTAACAGATGAACAGCTTTCTCAAATAGTAGGGGTATCACTCTCAACAATCAGAAGATCATTAACCAAGTTAGATAAATATAATTTTATCAAAAGAAAGCGTATCGGGGTACGCAGGAAAATCACACTAT